Proteins from a genomic interval of Phlebotomus papatasi isolate M1 chromosome 3, Ppap_2.1, whole genome shotgun sequence:
- the LOC129808059 gene encoding myrosinase 1-like gives MKFSEIFQLKRFWLILGIHIVILFGVLGLYSKNSQDGIFPEDFLFGSASAAYQVEGYSKADGKGPSIWDDLVENHLDLVLDHRSADSGPDSYKFYKDDVRVLKEMGMQMYRFSIAWSRIMPDGDLSSLNEAGLQYYSNLIDELLANDIIPMVTMYHWDHPRNIQKLGGPLNPLFVDYFREYARVLFERFGDRVKYWITINEPSIFCTYSYTTEDWGAAINVTGGEYYCAHHLLIAHATVYRMYQNEFYSKQGGKVGLSLHSRGYLPKNPDSSSDREAARIGFLTDLGWTAHAIFSITGGYPSVLEKFVAEKSKREGRAWSRLPQMSLDTVKLLRGSADFLGLNYYTSRLVEMDPNPFNGKAFILNDTRIIQSRAAHWPRAKSEWLYSAPEGFRELLRWIKKEYNNPDVIITENGWSDDGQLDDIERIEYLKRHLKEILGAIQQDGCNVKGHTTWSILDNFEWMQGFTEKFGIVSWDEESPRRERRPKKSASFLRQVIRTRQIPQ, from the exons atgaagttttcagagatttttcaattaaagaGATTTTGGCTTATACTTGGAATACACATTGTAATTCTCTTCGG GGTACTGGGATTGTATTCAAAGAATTCCCAGGATGGTATCTTTCCAGAAGATTTCCTCTTTGGTTCAGCTTCAGCTGCCTATCAAGTAGAAGGATACTCAAAAGCAGATGGAAAAGGTCCTAGTATATGGGATGATTTAGTAGAAAATCACCTGGATTTAGTGCTAGATCATCGTAGTGCAGACAGTGGACCAGATTCATACAAATTCTACAAGGACGATGTGCGAGTCCTTAAGGAAATGGGAATGCAAATGTACAGATTCTCCATTGCATGGTCCCGTATTATGCCAGACGGAGACTTATCGTCTCTCAATGAGGCTGGATTGCAATACTACAGTAACCTGATTGATGAACTCCTGGCTAATGATATCATACCCATGGTAACGATGTACCATTGGGATCATCCTAGGAATATACAAAAACTAGGAGGTCCACTGAATCCGCTCTTTGTGGATTATTTTAGAGAGTATGCAAGGGTACTTTTTGAAAGATTTGGGGATAGAGTCAAATATTGGATTACAATCAATGAACCCAGTATCTTTTGTACCTATTCCTACACTACAGAAGATTGGGGTGCAGCAATTAATGTGACAGGTGGGGAATACTATTGTGCACATCATTTGCTTATTGCACATGCGACAGTTTACAGAATGTATCAGAATGAATTTTACTCTAAGCAAGGTGGAAAAGTAGGACTGAGTCTTCATTCTCGAGGGTATTTACCTAAGAATCCGGATAGTTCTTCTGACAGAGAAGCAGCACGAATAGGATTCCTCACAGATCTAGGCTGGACAGCTCATGCAATTTTCTCTATAACCGGTGGCTATCCTTCCGTTCTGGAGAAATTTGTGGCTGAGAAAAGCAAAAGGGAAGGTAGGGCTTGGTCTAGATTGCCGCAAATGAGCCTTGATACTGTCAAACTTCTCAGAGGTTCGGCAGACTTCCTCGGCTTAAATTACTATACAAGTCGGTTGGTTGAGATGGATCCAAACCCCTTTAATGGTAAAGCTTTTATACTTAACGATACGCGTATTATTCAGTCACGGGCTGCCCATTGGCCAAGAGCCAAATCCGAATGGCTGTATTCAGCTCCTGAAGGATTTAGAGAACTTCTTAGGTGGATTAAAAAGGAATACAATAATCCTGATGTGATTATCACAGAGAATGGATGGTCTGATGATGGTCAGTTGGATGATATAGAGCGAATTGAGTATTTGAAGCGACATTTGAAGGAAATTCTTGGTGCAATTCAGCAAGATGGGTGTAATGTTAAAGGGCATACGACTTGGAGTATATTGGATAACTTTGAATGGATGCAGGGATTCACGGAGAAATTTGGCATTGTCAGCTGGGACGAAGAGTCACCCAGAAGGGAGAGGAGACCCAAGAAGAGTGCTTCATTTCTCAGGCAGGTCATCAGAACTCGACAAATTCCACAATAG
- the LOC129806708 gene encoding uncharacterized protein LOC129806708, whose translation MPSKELSRRAYKGQLTSVRKIVEKYQRDPENLEDGQAETELIAQRDMVGIIEGKFKAVQSEIIASAAPEDKEKEQEEFLTFMDECLQVEQELSQLIAAITTQKRGYNAAGEASGLNTSSENQTVQQMLSLMQQQLQEQRLQRLSEESKLKELLQNQRKEVETLLEASRNNLTATLENSDILDVSDHSAKLEPIKIPTFSGDYCEWMTFKNLFISSVDKNIRLSKSQKMQYLRNSTSGEALGLFGSLPITDENYTIAWGRLEKRYNNKMIIISAFMDKFLNQPTITKSDVTALRKLQSTTSQALEAVDALGVSSRDPWLIHLALKHLDHQTQTQWSEKCPDSIPTWTDFDEFLEKRCRSLESCPITQKRNRPTPNTSATLSCSGASGGVKSNVLFATAIVRIQGPNNHVESCRAVLDPASQINIITTYMCQRLRLVPKRTNFMIDGVGSIMQTGHQEVQVNLQCKFESSQEVEAIHCIVMPKVVGEQPNFAVDMSQIAIPSHVTLADPMWFKSQKIDLLIGGGLAWSLMKPDRIKLGEGLPLLQDSIFGWLVVGPCPPAFDHTHASCHLTTLTSIERTIRKFWEIEEVPKEVTTHSEYQDVEGNFSATTYRHPNGRYVVQLPLNENVQNLTNNRQLALRQLNYLTKRLEKSPKLMMEYDAIFKEYLSLDIIERVPAQELENRSYYFPHHCVIRESSSTTKVRIVFNGSSKSKSGLSLNDCLLACPTVQPTLLSILWRFRMHEVVLTCDIVKMYLQVLLNPLHRDFQRFLWTDRGEIVDYRFRTVCFGVSVSPYLATKVLMQLAEEYEEIYPIAASILRKNFLWNPVIDAFQFRVSGSLQSETWTKRQLLSTVARIFDPCGLIGPIITSAKLLIQIAWTKPIGWDDPIPDDLLTEWKAFIVDLTDISQLRIPRWISTISNPSHMELHAYCDASMMAYGASIYLVYEDSQCNRSSGLLVAKSRLTPIKGKHDCTRTLTIPKAELCGAELAAQLMSTVSEALKISNTFFWTDSMVVLHWIYAPHGRKDTLVRNKVSKILSSSHSHQWRHVKTSENPADMISRGSKVKSLLDNSMWWHGPSWLLQGPSEWPPEFSPTSHLDFRPTMVTCSEVSAKRPWLSIYEALMLHCSSFVKATRVLAWVLRGVQRFRSRRQRVTRSTSCAIPDHLQVAELRTSEMLLVSWDQASHFKDVLALLKSNQLNKITLPIRKLSPFIDHYGILRVGGRLKNSEQSFETCHPALIGNGKLSEWIAQREHQRLLHAGPQLTLSSIRAKFWPLKGRNLVRSIIHRCTTCIRAKPQCAEQLMGDLPSSRTTLLRPFLHTGMDFTGHILIKRSPRGSVAEKAYVVVFICMSTKAVHLELITSLSSAAFIATFRRFIARRGLPAHIYSDNGTNFVGGEKELRNLLRNHNVQQDLANFSSTLHVQWHFNPPGAPHQGGLWEAAVKSFKTHFTRVVGNVRLTYEELNTIIVQIEAVLNSRPLIALMDDPNDPRSLTPGDFLVGNAPTQLPVDPGDVVNIDHLNRWRLCSKLQHDLTTRWKNDYLHTLQQRNKWNKETPNFTEGDVVLLKTENMSSLEWPLGLVVDVFPGSDGKVRVAQLRVRGKLITRPITKLIKLPVDES comes from the exons ATGCCGTCCAAGGAATTGAGCAGGCGTGCATACAAAGGTCAATTAACCTCTGTCCGGAAGATTGTGGAAAAGTACCAGAGAGATCCTGAGAATTTGGAAGATGGCCAAGCTGAGACTGAGTTAATAGCACAGAGAGATATGGTCGGGATTATCGAGGGAAAATTTAAGGCTGTGCAATCCGAGATTATCGCTTCAGCAGCCCCTGAAGACAAAGAAAAGGAACAGGAAGAGTTTCTAACCTTCATGGATGAATGTCTTCAGGTGGAACAGGAACTTAGTCAGTTAATCGCCGCAATTACCACTCAGAAGAGAGGTTATAATGCAGCTGGTGAAGCTTCAGGGCTGAATACATCATCTGAGAATCAAACTGTCCAGCAAATGCTCTCACTGATGCAACAACAGCTGCAAGAACAAAGATTGCAACGATTGAGTGAAGAAAGTAAGCTGAAGGAGCTTCTACAAAATCAACGGAAGGAAGTTGAGACTTTACTGGAAGCTTCTCGAAATAATTTGACAGCAACGCTCGAGAACTCCGATATTCTTGATGTCTCTGACCACAGTGCAAAGCTGGAACCAATCAAAATTCCCACTTTTTCCGGGGATTATTGCGAATGGATGAcattcaaaaatctttttatctcATCTGTAGATAAAAATATAAGActgtcaaaatcccaaaagatgcaATACTTGAGAAATTCTACAAGTGGAGAAGCACTTGGACTCTTCGGTAGTCTCCCAATCACTGACGAGAATTACACCATCGCTTGGGGTCGTCTTGAGAAGAGATACAACAACAAGATGATCATCATTTCTGCGTTCATGGATAAATTCCTGAATCAGCCCACCATTACTAAGTCTGATGTCACTGCTCTACGGAAGCTGCAATCCACAACTTCTCAGGCTTTGGAAGCTGTGGATGCATTGGGAGTTTCATCAAGAGATCCATGGCTGATTCATTTGGCGCTGAAACATTTGGATCATCAAACTCAGACGCAATGGAGTGAAAAGTGCCCAGACTCCATTCCTACCTGGACAGACTTTGACGAGTTTCTTGAGAAACGCTGCAGGAGCCTTGAGAGCTGCCCAATCACACAAAAGA GGAATAGACCTACTCCTAACACATCTGCCACCCTAAGTTGTTCCGGGGCATCTGGGGGAGTAAAGTCCAATGTCTTGTTTGCAACCGCAATTGTTAGAATCCAAGGGCCAAACAATCATGTCGAATCTTGCCGTGCTGTGCTAGATCCAGCTTCCCAAATCAATATCATTACTACGTACATGTGTCAGAGGCTAAGATTAGTCCCCAAACGTACTAATTTCATGATTGATGGGGTAGGATCCATTATGCAAACTGGCCACCAGGAGGTGCAGGTGAACCTGCAATGTAAATTTGAGTCTTCCCAAGAAGTTGAAGCAATTCATTGCATTGTCATGCCCAAAGTAGTTGGCGAGCAACCCAATTTTGCTGTTGATATGAGCCAAATTGCAATTCCATCTCATGTTACTTTAGCTGATCCAATGTGGTTCAAGTCTCAAAAGATCGACCTCTTAATTGGCGGAGGCTTGGCGTGGTCGCTTATGAAACCCGATAGAATCAAGCTAGGAGAGGGATTGCCCTTACTGCAAGACAGCATATTTGGTTGGCTGGTCGTAGGCCCATGTCCCCCTGCCTTCGATCATACTCACGCTTCATGTCACCTCACGACACTCACCAGTATTGAACGTACGATTCGCAAGTTTTGGGAGATCGAAGAGGTGCCAAAGGAAGTCACAACTCATTCCGAGTATCAGGATGTTGAAGGTAATTTTTCAGCCACAACCTATCGACATCCCAATGGTAGATATGTCGTGCAGCTGCCATTAAATGAGAATGTCCAGAACTTGACCAACAATCGTCAGCTGGCACTCAGGCAATTAAACTATCTTACCAAGAGACTAGAAAAGAGTCCTAAGTTGATGATGGAGTACGATGCAATCTTCAAGGAGTACTTGTCCCTTGATATTATCGAAAGAGTCCCTGCCCAGGAACTGGAGAATCGGTCGTATTATTTCCCTCACCACTGTGTGATCAGAGAGTCCTCTTCCACTACCAAAGTGCGAATCGTTTTTAACGGTAGCTCAAAGTCTAAGTCTGGATTGAGTCTCAACGATTGCTTGTTGGCTTGCCCTACTGTTCAGCCTACACTTCTGTCTATCCTGTGGAGATTTAGAATGCACGAAGTTGTGCTTACCTGCGACATCGTAAAGATGTACCTGCAGGTGCTCCTAAACCCTCTACATAGAGACTTTCAGAGATTTTTATGGACGGACAGGGGAGAAATTGTTGATTACCGATTCCGTACAGTTTGCTTTGGAGTATCAGTATCCCCATATTTAGCTACTAAGGTGCTGATGCAGTTAGCGGAAGAATATGAAGAGATTTACCCCATTGCTGCTtccattttgagaaaaaatttcttGTGGAATCCGGTCATTGATGCATTCCAATTTCGTGTATCAGGAAGTTTGCAATCGGAGACTTGGACTAAGCGACAGTTATTGTCTACTGTGGCGAGGATCTTTGATCCGTGTGGCTTAATAGGCCCAATCATAACTTCTGCAAAGCTGTTGATCCAAATAGCTTGGACCAAGCCTATTGGATGGGATGATCCCATTCCAGATGATCTTCTAACTGAGTGGAAAGCTTTCATCGTGGATTTGACAGATATTAGCCAATTACGCATTCCGAGGTGGATTTCTACGATTTCGAATCCTTCTCACATGGAGTTGCATGCCTATTGCGATGCAAGCATGATGGCCTACGGTGCTTCAATATATCTTGTCTACGAGGATAGTCAGTGTAACAGATCTTCTGGACTGCTTGTGGCTAAATCAAGACTCACTCCAATCAAGGGAAAACATGATTGCACAAGGACTCTCACCATACCTAAGGCTGAGCTTTGCGGCGCAGAATTAGCCGCGCAGTTGATGAGTACAGTATCTGAGGCATTAAAAATTTCCAATACATTCTTCTGGACAGATTCTATGGTGGTTTTGCATTGGATATATGCTCCACATGGAAGAAAGGACACGCTTGTGAGGAATAAAGTTTCCAAGATATTGAGTTCATCACACTCCCATCAGTGGAGACATGTCAAAACTTCGGAAAACCCAGCCGACATGATATCTCGTGGAAGCAAGGTGAAGAGTTTGTTGGATAACTCAATGTGGTGGCATGGGCCAAGTTGGCTTCTTCAGGGTCCGTCGGAATGGCCACCCGAATTCTCACCTACAAGTCATCTTGACTTTCGTCCTACGATGGTGACTtgttctgaagtgtctgcaaaaaGACCATGGCTAAGCATTTATGAAGCCCTAATGTTGCATTGCAGCTCATTTGTCAAAGCTACACGAGTACTGGCTTGGGTATTGAGAGGAGTTCAACGTTTCAGATCCAGACGTCAACGTGTAACTCGAAGCACGTCTTGTGCTATTCCTGATCATCTGCAAGTTGCTGAACTGAGGACAAGCGAGATGTTGCTAGTCTCTTGGGATCAGGCGTCTCATTTCAAGGACGTGCTGGCATTGTTGAAGTCAAATCAACTGAACAAAATCACATTACCCATCCGAAAACTTTCTCCATTCATTGATCACTATGGGATTTTGCGTGTTGGTGGTCGCCTGAAAAATTCAGAGCAGTCTTTTGAAACTTGCCACCCTGCGCTCATCGGAAATGGAAAACTTTCGGAGTGGATTGCTCAAAGAGAGCATCAGCGTCTCTTGCATGCTGGGCCTCAGCTAACGCTGTCGTCCATCAGAGCAAAATTCTGGCCACTGAAAGGGCGCAATTTGGTTCGCAGCATCATTCATCGGTGTACTACGTGTATACGAGCAAAGCCTCAATGTGCCGAACAGTTAATGGGAGACTTGCCGTCATCCAGAACTACACTTTTGCGTCCCTTTCTTCACACCGGAATGGACTTCACGGGTCATATTCTGATCAAGAGATCGCCCAGAGGATCTGTTGCTGAAAAGGCCTATGTAGTGGTATTCATTTGTATGTCCACTAAAGCAGTTCATTTGGAGCTGATCACTTCATTGTCTTCGGCGGCCTTCATTGCAACATTCAGAAGGTTCATTGCTAGAAGAGGGCTTCCCGCGCATATTTATAGCGATAACGGGACTAACTTCGTGGGCGGTGAAAAGGAGCTTCGGAATTTGCTTCGCAATCACAATGTGCAACAAGATCTAGCCAACTTCTCCTCCACTTTGCATGTGCAGTGGCACTTCAACCCACCAGGAGCCCCTCACCAAGGAGGTTTGTGGGAGGCAGCTGTGAAGTCTTTCAAGACTCACTTCACGCGTGTGGTTGGAAATGTCCGCCTGACATATGAAGAATTAAACACAATCATTGTGCAAATAGAAGCTGTGCTTAATAGCAGACCACTCATTGCCCTCATGGACGACCCCAATGATCCCCGAAGCCTCACTCCTGGAGACTTTCTTGTTGGAAATGCCCCAACGCAGCTTCCTGTTGATCCTGGAGATGTGGTGAACATCGATCACTTGAACCGATGGAGACTGTGTTCAAAACTTCAACATGATCTCACTACCAGATGGAAAAATGACTACCTTCACACACTACAACAACGCAATAAATGGAACAAGGAAACCCCTAACTTCACCGAAGGCGATGTAGTGCTGTTGAAGACTGAGAACATGTCAAGTTTGGAGTGGCCATTGGGACTGGTGGTAGATGTGTTTCCGGGGAGCGATGGTAAAGTTCGTGTGGCACAATTGAGGGTTCGCGGAAAGTTAATCACACGACCTATCACAAAGCTTATCAAATTGCCCGTTGATGAATCTTAA